TCTATCCATAATCTGCAAACAGTAGGGCTGTGTGCGAACCGTCCCTCCGTTACTACGACTGCTATCAACATGAACTTTCCAAGACATGATATGCCAGGCATGGATATGGGCGGCGACTCATCCGgctcctcgtcatcctcccACGGGTCAAGCATCATGACCATGGTCTTCCAAACCGAAACCCGCACGCCGCTCTACGCCAACTCGTGGACACCGAATAACGCAGGTTCCTACGCAGGAACATGTATTTTCCTCGCTGTGCTTGCCATTATTGCGCGGGCCCTTGTCGCTTTCAAAGCTGTCCAGGAAGCTCGCTGGCTTGATCGCGAAGCTGCACGCCGTTACGTGGCTGTCAATGGCAAGATCCCCTTGTCG
The window above is part of the Fusarium oxysporum f. sp. lycopersici 4287 chromosome 8, whole genome shotgun sequence genome. Proteins encoded here:
- a CDS encoding hypothetical protein (At least one base has a quality score < 10) encodes the protein MNFPRHDMPGMDMGGDSSGSSSSSHGSSIMTMVFQTETRTPLYANSWTPNNAGSYAGTCIFLAVLAIIARALVAFKAVQEARWLDREAARRYVAVNGKIPLSEQIASSPDARRMTLSENGLEETVVVVERKRAAMRPWRFSVDPVRACLDTMIVGIGYLLMLAVMTMNVGYFLSVLAGVFVGSLAVGRYIPTVEH